A single genomic interval of Asinibacterium sp. OR53 harbors:
- the purQ gene encoding phosphoribosylformylglycinamidine synthase subunit PurQ, with translation MKFGVVVFPGSNCDRDMQDALQHDLGKEVIMLWHKDKDLSMFTTEDCIVLPGGFSYGDYLRCGAIARFSPMMQSVIDFANRGGKVLGVCNGFQILCESGLLPGVLLQNANQQFVCKNVFIKHQDEQALKIPIAHGEGRYYADEATLAALEANNQVLFRYCDENGAMSNASNPNGAIRDIAGICNPGRNVFGMMPHPERATSPALGNIDGRKVFEILGLN, from the coding sequence ATGAAATTCGGCGTTGTAGTATTCCCCGGTTCCAATTGTGACAGAGATATGCAGGATGCCCTGCAGCACGACCTGGGAAAGGAAGTGATCATGCTCTGGCATAAAGACAAGGACCTCAGTATGTTCACTACGGAAGATTGTATTGTGTTGCCAGGCGGGTTTTCCTATGGCGATTATCTCCGTTGCGGAGCCATTGCCCGATTCAGTCCCATGATGCAAAGCGTGATTGATTTTGCCAACAGGGGCGGGAAAGTATTGGGGGTATGTAACGGATTTCAGATACTCTGTGAAAGCGGACTGCTGCCGGGCGTATTGTTGCAAAATGCCAATCAGCAATTTGTTTGCAAGAACGTATTCATCAAACACCAGGATGAGCAGGCGTTGAAAATACCAATTGCGCACGGAGAAGGAAGATACTATGCCGATGAGGCAACCCTTGCCGCACTGGAAGCGAACAACCAGGTACTGTTCCGTTATTGTGATGAGAATGGTGCAATGAGTAACGCCAGTAACCCCAATGGGGCCATTAGGGATATTGCCGGTATCTGTAATCCAGGCAGGAATGTATTTGGTATGATGCCACACCCCGAAAGAGCTACTTCGCCGGCATTGGGTAATATCGATGGCAGGAAAGTATTTGAAATACTTGGATTGAACTGA
- a CDS encoding protein-disulfide reductase DsbD domain-containing protein: MKKTIATFVLSFIAVICFAQMSNPVSWTYEAKKKSADTYEIVATAQVAHPWHIYSQNTGKGGPIPTQFSFKKNPLVSLSGKPKEVGKLEKVYDNNFKTDVLFYSNKVQFVQTIKVKGAAKTNLSGTVEYMVCDDSQCLPPTKKSFELKLQ, translated from the coding sequence ATGAAAAAAACGATTGCTACGTTTGTATTGAGTTTTATTGCTGTGATTTGTTTTGCACAAATGTCCAACCCGGTTAGCTGGACCTATGAAGCGAAGAAAAAATCAGCCGATACGTATGAAATCGTTGCTACTGCACAGGTAGCGCATCCCTGGCATATCTATTCTCAGAATACAGGGAAGGGCGGACCTATTCCAACGCAGTTCAGTTTTAAGAAGAACCCACTGGTTAGTTTGTCAGGCAAGCCTAAAGAAGTAGGTAAGTTGGAAAAGGTATACGACAACAACTTCAAAACAGATGTGTTGTTCTATTCCAACAAAGTACAGTTCGTGCAAACCATTAAAGTAAAAGGTGCTGCCAAGACGAACTTGAGCGGAACGGTAGAGTATATGGTGTGTGATGATAGCCAGTGCCTTCCTCCCACAAAAAAATCTTTCGAACTTAAGCTGCAATAA
- a CDS encoding protein-disulfide reductase DsbD, producing the protein MKKLYTSCIAVFACLLVTAQATDSLLHWKVTAKKTGEGLYELSAKTTIPAGWLLYGNNSDIEGLETAPFAFSYENAKAQGVAAFDRAPELVKDPVFDNKQVRVFKDHVEIRQQVKIQGYVPAVLKGTMNVYLRKGDEFNTSEQAFETALEGGVAAASTADTKIRLEQVDLRHPQKACGEQNHIADNGLWTVFFLGFMGGLIALLTPCVFPMIPVTVSFFTKKANNKRQAIRNGILYGFFIFLIYVLASIPFHVLGNVQPEIFNNISTNSWLNIIFFIIFIFFALSFFGFFEISLPGSIASKADSKSGLGSIGGIFFMALTLAIVSFSCTGPILGSLLVGSLSGGAWQLTAGLAGFGLALALPFGLFAIFPNWLQSLPKSGGWLDTVKKVLAFAEVALAFKFLSNADLVMHWGLLKREVFIGIWILTGLGLTLYLFGILRLPHDYKGMKIGRGRKIAGVIALVFTLYLIPGVTQSKYANLKFLSGFPPPLSYSVYGKENVHGKGLEANVMNDYAKALQMAREQHKPLLIDFTGWACVNCRKMEENVWTQPDVYNYIKEHYILVSLYVDDKEKLPAEKRFTYQTKEGANKDIVSVGDKWATFQTENFNQSTQPLYVVLDTDEKLINHPVGYTPDAKEYLSWLKCGNGDK; encoded by the coding sequence ATGAAAAAACTATATACATCCTGTATTGCTGTTTTCGCATGCCTGCTGGTTACTGCACAGGCAACGGACAGCCTGCTGCATTGGAAAGTAACCGCTAAAAAAACAGGCGAAGGCTTGTATGAATTATCGGCAAAGACGACTATTCCTGCCGGATGGCTCCTGTATGGAAACAATAGTGATATAGAAGGATTGGAGACGGCTCCTTTTGCATTCTCCTATGAAAATGCCAAAGCACAGGGAGTAGCAGCTTTTGATCGAGCGCCTGAATTGGTGAAAGACCCTGTCTTTGACAACAAACAGGTGCGTGTTTTCAAAGACCATGTTGAAATAAGGCAGCAGGTAAAGATACAAGGGTATGTACCCGCCGTATTGAAGGGCACCATGAATGTTTATTTGCGCAAAGGAGATGAATTCAATACATCGGAACAGGCTTTTGAAACTGCATTGGAAGGAGGTGTAGCAGCAGCAAGTACAGCCGATACGAAGATACGGTTAGAGCAGGTAGACCTGCGGCATCCGCAAAAAGCTTGCGGTGAACAGAATCATATTGCGGATAACGGGTTGTGGACTGTTTTTTTCCTGGGGTTCATGGGCGGATTGATTGCTTTGTTAACACCCTGTGTGTTTCCCATGATACCGGTAACGGTTTCTTTCTTCACCAAGAAAGCGAATAATAAAAGGCAAGCCATCCGGAATGGTATATTGTATGGGTTCTTTATTTTCCTGATCTATGTATTGGCCAGCATTCCTTTTCATGTGCTCGGGAATGTGCAGCCAGAGATATTCAATAATATTTCTACCAACTCCTGGCTCAACATTATCTTCTTTATCATTTTCATCTTTTTCGCGCTTTCTTTCTTTGGCTTTTTTGAGATCAGTTTGCCCGGAAGCATCGCCAGCAAAGCCGATTCCAAGAGTGGATTGGGCAGCATCGGCGGTATATTCTTCATGGCACTTACACTGGCCATTGTTTCGTTCTCCTGTACAGGTCCGATCCTGGGCTCTTTGCTGGTGGGCTCTTTAAGCGGAGGTGCCTGGCAACTGACGGCCGGTCTTGCAGGCTTTGGCCTGGCGCTGGCATTGCCGTTCGGATTGTTTGCGATATTCCCCAACTGGTTGCAATCGCTGCCCAAATCGGGTGGCTGGCTCGATACGGTTAAAAAAGTATTGGCTTTTGCAGAAGTGGCGCTGGCATTCAAGTTTCTTTCCAATGCCGACCTGGTAATGCACTGGGGCTTACTCAAACGCGAAGTGTTCATTGGTATATGGATATTGACCGGGCTGGGACTTACGCTGTATCTTTTTGGTATACTTCGCCTGCCACATGATTATAAAGGAATGAAGATCGGCAGGGGCAGAAAAATAGCGGGGGTTATTGCATTAGTCTTTACCCTTTACCTGATACCCGGTGTTACCCAATCGAAATACGCGAACCTGAAATTCCTCAGTGGTTTTCCGCCCCCGTTGAGTTATAGCGTTTATGGCAAAGAAAATGTACACGGCAAAGGATTAGAAGCCAATGTGATGAACGATTATGCAAAAGCCCTGCAAATGGCCAGGGAACAACACAAACCATTGCTGATCGATTTCACCGGATGGGCCTGTGTGAATTGCCGTAAAATGGAAGAGAATGTATGGACGCAGCCCGATGTGTACAATTACATCAAAGAACATTATATACTGGTTTCACTTTATGTGGATGATAAAGAAAAACTGCCTGCTGAAAAACGGTTCACTTATCAAACAAAAGAAGGCGCTAACAAAGACATTGTATCAGTAGGCGATAAATGGGCAACCTTTCAAACAGAAAACTTCAACCAGTCTACCCAACCGCTTTATGTAGTACTCGATACAGATGAGAAACTGATCAATCATCCGGTAGGCTATACACCTGATGCGAAAGAATACCTCAGTTGGCTTAAATGTGGTAACGGGGATAAGTAA
- a CDS encoding RNA polymerase sigma factor — protein sequence MSDTELILSFQEEGNIGSFETLVNRYKEKVFTSILFFVKDSYLAEDLFQDVFIKIIDTLRNKRYAEEGKFLPWALRIAHNLCVDHFRKIKRTPAIRTSDDKDIFEVLQLTEEGPDSKLVRGQSHERVRRMLDLLPEEQREIIILRHYANMSFKEIAQITNCSINTALGRMRYGLINMRKMMLEKQIAL from the coding sequence ATGTCTGATACCGAACTGATACTTTCCTTCCAGGAGGAGGGCAATATTGGCTCCTTCGAAACACTCGTGAACCGTTACAAAGAAAAGGTGTTCACTTCCATACTTTTCTTTGTGAAAGACAGCTACCTGGCAGAGGATCTTTTCCAGGATGTTTTCATCAAGATCATCGATACCCTTCGCAACAAAAGATACGCAGAAGAAGGCAAATTCCTTCCCTGGGCTTTGCGTATTGCACATAACCTTTGCGTGGATCATTTCAGGAAGATCAAACGGACGCCGGCCATCAGGACCAGCGACGATAAAGATATTTTTGAAGTACTGCAACTCACGGAGGAAGGTCCTGATAGCAAACTGGTACGCGGGCAAAGCCACGAGCGAGTACGCCGCATGCTGGACCTTTTACCAGAAGAACAGCGCGAGATCATCATCCTGCGCCACTATGCCAACATGAGTTTCAAAGAGATCGCGCAAATCACCAATTGCAGCATCAACACTGCATTAGGCCGCATGCGTTACGGCCTCATCAACATGCGCAAAATGATGTTGGAAAAACAGATCGCTCTCTGA